The Methanocaldococcus jannaschii DSM 2661 genome has a segment encoding these proteins:
- the argS gene encoding arginine--tRNA ligase, translated as MDIKSNIINALKEVISKEICKEIDIKLDKTPNLELGDYSVNICFRLAKELKKNPKIIAEELVDKLKAMNIEGVKEIKAVNGYINFYIDYNKFAKNLMEEIDKKGNNYGRGDKKSIKIILEHTSANPNGPLHIGHLRNAIIGDCLKRILEFYGYDVETHYYVNDMGRQMALVVYGIELFGLDKEKKKDHAIAETYVKINKYLEEHPEEEEKILELMRKYEDALENNEDNEITKKFEFAVNYALDGIKETLKNLNIKHDTFVWESSYVRNGMVKKVIEKLMETGKVIKEETYMLDLSDFGIEKKMVLARANGTSLYSTRDIAYHLDKLSKCDIGIDVLGADHKLTAEMVKAALKLLGSKVPEVIFYEFISLPEGSMSTRRGRFISTDELLEEAIKRAKEECNKRGVEENIAYDIGLGAVRYNIARISPEKPMVFRWEEALDFEKVGCPFIQYAHARCCSILKEAENKGVKDEAVFNYELTSEEKELIKMLDEFKDIIKESAESRRVHILANYLLELAKAFNRFYANCPILMTKVDDDVKKSRLKLVKSTKTVLETGLELLGINCPGRM; from the coding sequence ATGGATATCAAAAGTAATATCATCAATGCATTAAAAGAAGTAATTAGCAAAGAGATATGTAAAGAGATTGACATAAAGTTGGATAAAACACCAAACTTAGAGTTAGGAGATTATTCTGTAAATATCTGCTTCAGATTAGCTAAAGAGCTAAAAAAGAATCCAAAAATTATTGCTGAAGAGTTGGTAGATAAGTTAAAAGCTATGAACATTGAAGGAGTTAAAGAGATAAAGGCAGTCAATGGATATATAAACTTCTATATTGATTATAACAAATTTGCTAAAAATTTAATGGAAGAGATTGATAAAAAAGGAAATAATTATGGTAGAGGAGATAAAAAATCTATAAAAATCATCTTAGAACATACATCAGCAAATCCAAATGGGCCTTTACATATTGGACATTTAAGAAATGCCATTATTGGAGATTGTTTAAAGAGAATATTAGAATTCTATGGATATGATGTTGAAACCCACTACTATGTAAATGATATGGGTAGGCAGATGGCTTTGGTTGTTTATGGAATTGAATTATTTGGTTTAGACAAAGAAAAAAAGAAAGACCATGCAATTGCTGAAACTTATGTAAAAATTAATAAATATTTGGAAGAGCATCCAGAAGAGGAAGAAAAGATTCTTGAATTAATGAGAAAGTATGAAGATGCTTTAGAAAACAATGAAGATAATGAAATAACTAAAAAATTTGAATTTGCAGTAAATTATGCATTGGATGGAATAAAAGAGACATTAAAGAATTTAAATATTAAGCATGATACCTTTGTTTGGGAAAGCTCTTATGTAAGAAATGGAATGGTTAAAAAGGTTATAGAAAAATTAATGGAAACTGGAAAGGTAATTAAAGAAGAAACCTATATGCTTGATTTATCAGACTTTGGCATTGAAAAGAAAATGGTTTTAGCAAGGGCAAACGGAACAAGCTTGTATTCAACAAGAGATATTGCCTATCACTTAGATAAGTTATCAAAGTGCGATATAGGAATAGATGTCTTAGGGGCTGACCACAAATTAACGGCAGAGATGGTTAAAGCAGCTTTAAAACTCCTTGGAAGCAAAGTGCCAGAAGTTATATTCTATGAATTCATCTCCCTTCCAGAAGGTTCAATGAGTACAAGAAGAGGAAGATTTATAAGTACCGATGAGTTGTTAGAAGAGGCGATAAAAAGGGCTAAAGAAGAGTGTAATAAGAGAGGTGTTGAGGAAAATATTGCCTATGATATTGGATTAGGGGCAGTTAGATACAACATTGCAAGAATTTCTCCTGAAAAGCCAATGGTATTTAGATGGGAAGAAGCCTTAGACTTTGAAAAAGTTGGATGTCCATTTATACAGTATGCACACGCAAGATGTTGCAGTATTTTAAAAGAAGCGGAAAATAAAGGAGTTAAAGATGAAGCAGTATTTAACTATGAACTAACCAGTGAGGAGAAAGAATTAATTAAGATGTTGGATGAATTTAAGGATATAATTAAAGAGAGTGCTGAAAGTAGAAGAGTACATATATTAGCCAACTACTTATTAGAGCTTGCCAAGGCATTCAATAGATTTTACGCAAACTGTCCAATTTTAATGACAAAAGTTGATGATGATGTTAAAAAATCAAGATTAAAGTTGGTTAAAAGCACTAAGACAGTATTAGAGACAGGTTTAGAATTGTTAGGAATAAATTGCCCAGGAAGGATGTAG
- a CDS encoding DUF4013 domain-containing protein: MGTIESYLTNSYNYIIFNFKKLCIGGLMSAIVGAMSGVTTAFIDLFMERANYDIMHIIMSFLIYFGIIFIIGLIVSAIIGGYNVRIMKTTVEGLNVAPDWNNITDLLYRGILYIVGLVLLNIIFYFIPAILFVFGIFSLYISKIIGAFLIIISILIFIISVISLWLYSKLAEVNYSVKGFYGFFEFKEIFKMIGIRYIILVIIIAIINFIISLIVVLPLNIIDIFISYSALANSILTIIYISIKGISYALSTFVDFYLGVFSIRAVALYYKDRKGIT, encoded by the coding sequence ATGGGAACTATTGAGAGTTATTTAACGAACTCATATAACTATATTATCTTTAACTTTAAAAAGTTATGTATTGGGGGCTTAATGAGTGCCATAGTTGGAGCAATGAGTGGAGTCACTACTGCATTTATTGATTTATTTATGGAAAGGGCTAATTATGACATTATGCATATTATAATGTCATTTTTAATTTATTTTGGGATAATTTTTATCATTGGGCTAATTGTTTCTGCTATTATAGGAGGATACAATGTGAGAATTATGAAGACTACTGTTGAAGGATTAAATGTAGCTCCTGATTGGAATAACATTACTGATTTGCTGTATAGGGGAATACTATATATTGTTGGGTTAGTTTTATTAAATATTATATTTTACTTTATCCCAGCAATTTTATTTGTTTTTGGAATATTTTCACTATACATTAGCAAAATTATTGGGGCTTTCCTTATTATAATCTCAATACTAATTTTTATAATTTCAGTAATTAGTTTATGGCTTTATTCTAAGTTGGCAGAGGTTAATTATTCAGTTAAAGGATTTTATGGATTCTTTGAATTTAAAGAAATATTTAAGATGATTGGGATAAGATACATAATCTTAGTGATTATCATAGCAATTATTAATTTTATAATAAGTCTAATAGTTGTTTTACCACTTAATATTATTGATATATTTATCTCATATTCAGCATTAGCTAACAGTATTTTAACAATAATTTATATATCAATAAAGGGAATATCTTACGCATTATCAACATTTGTTGATTTCTATTTAGGTGTGTTTTCAATAAGGGCAGTTGCATTATACTATAAAGATAGAAAGGGGATAACATGA
- a CDS encoding anthranilate synthase component II yields MEVKKVLVIDNIDSFVWNLVQYVGTLGYKVKLVDNKITLDEIKKINPDRIIISPGPKTPKEAGNCIKIIQEVDIPILGVCLGHQCIVEAFGGEVGRAKRVMHGKASLINHDGEGIFKDIPNPFYGGRYHSLIAKEVPKELKITAKSLDDNYIMGVRHKKLPIEGVQFHPESILTESDNLKFPDLGLKLIKNFVESEY; encoded by the coding sequence ATGGAGGTTAAAAAAGTGCTTGTTATCGACAATATTGACTCATTTGTCTGGAATTTAGTCCAATATGTAGGGACTTTAGGGTATAAAGTTAAGTTAGTGGATAACAAAATCACATTAGATGAAATAAAGAAAATAAATCCAGATAGAATAATTATAAGCCCAGGACCAAAAACTCCAAAAGAGGCTGGAAATTGTATAAAGATTATTCAAGAGGTAGATATTCCAATATTGGGAGTTTGTTTAGGACATCAGTGTATTGTTGAGGCGTTTGGTGGAGAGGTTGGGAGAGCAAAGAGAGTTATGCATGGAAAGGCAAGTTTAATAAATCATGATGGAGAAGGTATCTTTAAAGACATTCCCAATCCATTCTATGGAGGAAGGTATCATTCTTTAATAGCTAAAGAAGTTCCAAAAGAGTTAAAAATAACTGCTAAGAGTTTAGATGATAACTATATTATGGGAGTTAGGCATAAAAAGCTACCAATTGAAGGTGTTCAGTTCCATCCGGAGAGTATATTAACTGAATCAGATAACTTAAAATTCCCAGATTTGGGCTTAAAACTTATTAAAAATTTTGTTGAAAGTGAATATTAA
- a CDS encoding bifunctional hydroxymethylpyrimidine kinase/phosphomethylpyrimidine kinase, producing MVILAIGGYDPTSGAGISADIKTAHTLGVYCPTITTSVIPQNNKMVYEKFDLPEENIKNQFKAVFEEFDIEYVKTGVLTKPAIDTLLKYIDKYDLKVICDPVLASTTKFSFVDEKLMEKYIELFNKSFLITPNKEEYKKIMEFIKNNNLMIRNDLYILATGIDDILMKNFKPIKTFKGFRVDKEVHGTGCVYSTAITAFLSKGYDLEEAIKEAKRFVLSSVIYAKKSKFGYNSNPTYINKEKVIKNLSYAIYLLKKMNFTLIPEVGSNIAESLPFPKDFKDVAALTGRIIKNKLGGFYIVGDIEFGASEHIAKIILSASKFNPEIRACMNIKYDGGLIKLLKDKFAVSSFDRKEEPPNVSTMEWGTKIACEKFGGVPDIIYDRGGEGKEPMIRVLGRDAIEVVKKVEVIQKIYNTLM from the coding sequence ATGGTTATTTTAGCTATTGGTGGCTACGACCCTACAAGTGGAGCTGGCATCTCTGCTGATATAAAAACAGCCCATACATTGGGAGTTTATTGCCCAACAATAACAACATCAGTAATTCCTCAAAATAATAAAATGGTTTATGAAAAGTTTGATTTACCAGAGGAGAATATAAAAAATCAGTTTAAGGCCGTTTTTGAGGAGTTTGATATTGAATATGTTAAGACTGGAGTTTTAACAAAACCAGCTATCGATACTCTGCTAAAATATATTGACAAGTATGATTTAAAAGTTATATGCGACCCGGTTCTTGCATCTACAACAAAGTTTTCATTTGTTGATGAAAAGTTGATGGAAAAATATATTGAGCTTTTTAATAAGAGCTTTTTAATAACTCCTAACAAAGAAGAATATAAGAAAATCATGGAATTTATAAAAAATAACAATCTGATGATTAGAAATGATTTATACATCTTAGCTACTGGCATTGATGACATTTTAATGAAAAATTTTAAACCTATAAAGACATTTAAAGGATTTAGAGTTGATAAAGAAGTTCATGGAACTGGTTGTGTTTATTCAACAGCTATAACTGCTTTTTTATCTAAGGGCTATGATTTAGAAGAGGCAATTAAAGAGGCAAAGAGATTTGTTTTATCTTCAGTTATCTATGCCAAAAAATCAAAGTTTGGCTATAACTCTAACCCAACTTATATCAATAAAGAAAAAGTGATAAAAAACCTTAGCTATGCCATATATTTATTAAAAAAGATGAACTTTACGTTAATCCCAGAGGTTGGTAGTAATATAGCTGAGTCTCTACCATTTCCAAAAGATTTTAAGGATGTTGCTGCATTAACTGGAAGGATAATAAAAAATAAGCTTGGAGGTTTTTATATTGTTGGAGATATTGAGTTTGGAGCTTCTGAGCATATAGCAAAGATAATTTTATCTGCAAGCAAATTCAACCCAGAGATAAGGGCTTGCATGAATATAAAATATGATGGGGGGTTAATAAAGTTGTTGAAGGATAAATTTGCAGTTTCTTCATTTGATAGAAAAGAAGAGCCGCCAAATGTCTCAACTATGGAATGGGGAACAAAAATAGCTTGTGAAAAATTTGGTGGAGTTCCAGACATTATTTATGATAGGGGAGGGGAAGGAAAAGAGCCGATGATTAGAGTTTTAGGTAGAGATGCTATTGAAGTTGTTAAAAAAGTTGAAGTTATTCAAAAGATATATAACACATTAATGTAA
- the trpD gene encoding anthranilate phosphoribosyltransferase produces MITEALKKVIEFKDLDEKEAEAVMKDIMSGNAKPTQIAAILTALRMKGETIEEITAFAKIMREFSLKINPNVPKLLDTCGTGGDNLNTFNISTATAFVVSAYVPVAKHGNKAVSSKSGSADVLEALGVNLNVPIERVKESIEKIGIGFLFAPHFHPAMKFATPVRKELGIRTVFNVLGPLTNPANANYQLMGVYDEKLTEKLANVLKNLGLKGALVVHGSGMDEITTIGKTKISELRNGEIKSYYIEPEDFGIKKAKLEDIRGGDAEENAKIIGEIFEGEEVGAKRDIVVLNAAFALYIAEEAKDVEEGIKLAEKSIDEGKALKKLEDLIEFYREG; encoded by the coding sequence ATGATAACTGAGGCATTAAAAAAGGTTATTGAATTTAAGGATTTAGATGAAAAAGAGGCAGAGGCTGTTATGAAAGACATCATGAGTGGAAATGCAAAACCTACACAAATAGCTGCTATCTTAACAGCTTTAAGAATGAAAGGAGAAACTATAGAAGAAATAACTGCCTTTGCAAAGATTATGAGAGAATTTTCACTAAAAATAAATCCTAATGTTCCTAAGCTTTTAGATACTTGCGGAACTGGAGGAGATAATTTAAACACATTCAATATAAGCACTGCCACAGCCTTTGTAGTCTCTGCCTATGTTCCAGTTGCAAAGCATGGAAATAAAGCAGTGAGCAGTAAAAGTGGAAGTGCTGACGTCTTAGAGGCATTAGGAGTTAATCTAAATGTTCCTATTGAGAGGGTTAAAGAATCTATAGAGAAAATTGGCATTGGGTTTTTGTTTGCCCCTCACTTTCACCCAGCGATGAAGTTCGCTACACCAGTTAGGAAGGAGTTGGGGATAAGGACTGTTTTTAATGTATTAGGACCTTTAACAAATCCAGCTAACGCTAATTATCAACTAATGGGAGTTTATGATGAAAAATTGACGGAGAAATTGGCAAATGTTTTAAAGAATTTGGGATTGAAGGGGGCTTTAGTAGTACATGGTAGTGGAATGGACGAAATCACTACTATAGGAAAAACAAAAATATCTGAGTTAAGAAATGGGGAGATAAAAAGCTATTACATTGAACCAGAGGATTTTGGCATTAAAAAAGCTAAGTTAGAAGATATTAGAGGGGGAGATGCTGAAGAAAATGCCAAGATAATTGGGGAGATATTTGAAGGTGAGGAGGTTGGAGCTAAGAGGGATATTGTTGTCTTAAATGCTGCCTTTGCCCTATATATTGCTGAAGAGGCTAAAGATGTTGAAGAGGGTATTAAATTAGCTGAAAAATCCATTGATGAAGGTAAAGCGTTAAAAAAATTAGAGGATTTAATTGAATTCTATAGAGAGGGTTAA